One part of the Marinobacterium rhizophilum genome encodes these proteins:
- a CDS encoding 3-hydroxyacyl-CoA dehydrogenase NAD-binding domain-containing protein, giving the protein MTRPNPNQVTKAGVLGTGVIGGAWALHFLRMGMDVVAYDPGPNAREKLLAMVDHIWPTMVKLGLREGASPDRLRFADSLEEMATSVQVIQESTPENLDAKRALFAELDRVAPPEVVIISSTSGFAMSDMAVEIQHQAERFVVGHPFNPPYLVPFCEVCGGERTSQDVVDWTAAFYEAIEKQVAKMDKELPGFIGNRLQEALWREALHMVANNECSVEDIDKAIAYGPGLRWAIMGHCLTYHLGGGQGGMAHLLDHFEESLKEPWTRLDAPELTQQLKDDMVAGCLTQANGASINELIQERDDCLIRIMQTLKEYRDEHGIRR; this is encoded by the coding sequence ATGACACGTCCCAATCCCAATCAAGTCACCAAAGCCGGTGTTCTTGGCACTGGCGTTATCGGCGGCGCCTGGGCGCTGCATTTTTTGAGAATGGGTATGGACGTGGTCGCCTATGATCCCGGCCCCAACGCCCGCGAAAAGCTGCTGGCCATGGTGGATCACATCTGGCCCACCATGGTGAAGCTGGGCCTGCGTGAGGGCGCAAGCCCGGATCGGCTGCGCTTTGCCGACAGCCTGGAAGAGATGGCCACCAGCGTGCAGGTCATTCAGGAAAGCACCCCGGAAAACCTCGATGCCAAGCGCGCCCTGTTTGCAGAGCTCGATCGCGTGGCACCGCCGGAAGTGGTCATCATCTCCAGCACCTCCGGCTTTGCCATGTCCGACATGGCGGTGGAAATCCAGCACCAGGCCGAGCGTTTTGTCGTCGGCCATCCGTTCAACCCGCCCTACCTGGTGCCTTTTTGCGAAGTCTGCGGTGGTGAGCGCACCAGCCAGGACGTGGTCGACTGGACCGCCGCCTTCTACGAGGCAATCGAGAAACAGGTGGCCAAGATGGACAAGGAGCTGCCGGGCTTTATCGGCAACCGCCTGCAGGAAGCCCTGTGGCGCGAAGCCCTGCACATGGTGGCCAACAATGAATGCTCGGTGGAGGACATCGACAAGGCCATCGCCTACGGTCCGGGGCTGCGCTGGGCCATCATGGGTCACTGCCTGACCTATCACCTGGGCGGTGGCCAGGGCGGCATGGCGCACCTGCTGGATCATTTCGAGGAATCCCTCAAGGAGCCCTGGACCCGTCTCGACGCCCCCGAACTGACACAGCAGCTCAAAGACGATATGGTGGCCGGCTGCCTGACCCAGGCCAACGGCGCCAGCATCAATGAACTCATCCAGGAGCGGGACGACTGCCTGATCCGCATCATGCAGACGCTCAAGGAATACCGCGACGAACACGGCATCCGCCGCTAG